A part of Rattus norvegicus strain BN/NHsdMcwi chromosome 4, GRCr8, whole genome shotgun sequence genomic DNA contains:
- the Ppp1r17 gene encoding protein phosphatase 1 regulatory subunit 17 isoform X3: protein MTWAFLSPLSPDHGRSWNSNGAQANISIALSSVISEHLIKRYDVQERIPKGKTGPALHNTDVEQKRPRRKDTPAFHVPPFVAGLTLLEDEGTGVIMEDEEMDGDKLAI, encoded by the exons ATGACATGGGCtttcctcagtcccttgtcccctGACCATGGAAGAAGCTGGAACAGCAATGGAGCCCAGGCTAACATCTCTATTGCACTTTCAA GTGTGATTTCAGAACACTTAATTAAAAGATATGACGTTCAAGAGAGAATTCCAAAGGGCAAAACAGGTCCAGCTCTTCATAACACTGATGTGGAACAGAAAAGGCCAAGGAGAAAAGACACACCTGCCTTCCATGTGCCTCCCTTTGTTGCAG GTTTGACTCTCCTCGAGGATGAGGGCACCGGAGTGATTATGGAGGATGAAGAAATGGATGGTGACAAGCTAGCTATTTAA